One Synechococcus sp. MU1617 DNA window includes the following coding sequences:
- a CDS encoding gamma-glutamyltransferase, whose protein sequence is MLPQLKALLLALSLWSSLPAAAAPISRDDPESSIPNSRGISTARGSAVVVTANPLASAAALVALKNGGSAIDALITAQAVLGVVEPQSSGLAGGGFLLHWDAKQRQLAALDGREVAPERSRPGDLLDAEGNPIPWRQATSQANAIGIPGTVALLWQAHQNHGRLPWAQTLQPAIRLASDGFLPSPRLLRSIRLAKRFGVAHSPDFQALYLPGGQPPAADQPFRNPALARTMSLLAKEGGQAFYQGPVAQQILGGINALQASEPNFRGWSSTDLSSYAVVRRTPLCSEQLQHRICTMPPPSSGGLALLQTLALLNQTTNLASSSAGEPQVWRQLARAQAWADADRLYWVHDPIDRAVPSTDLLDPAYIASRARAMQRANGARPTPGLPPGIDRYPYGRPDRGIEQGTSQITIVDARGNIASYTSSVETIFGSRHLVGGMVMNNQLTDFAFKPSLGDKPVANRRLPGRRPMSSMAPTLVFRNGEPVLALGSPGGRSIPHLLSRVLLASLVWNEPPARAVGLPHLSRRSTTLVLEKDPPLHWPFPLQQLTSEVSPRRQSIASGTALLQKIGTGWQGAADPRREGTALALP, encoded by the coding sequence GCAGAGGCATCTCCACCGCCCGCGGATCCGCCGTGGTGGTCACCGCCAATCCTCTCGCCAGCGCGGCGGCGCTGGTTGCGCTGAAGAACGGCGGCAGCGCCATCGATGCTCTGATCACAGCCCAGGCGGTGCTGGGAGTAGTGGAACCCCAGAGCTCCGGCCTGGCGGGTGGCGGTTTTCTGCTGCACTGGGATGCCAAGCAACGCCAGCTTGCAGCGCTGGATGGCCGTGAAGTGGCCCCCGAACGCAGCCGCCCCGGCGACCTGCTCGATGCTGAGGGGAATCCCATCCCCTGGCGACAGGCCACCAGCCAAGCCAACGCCATCGGCATTCCCGGCACCGTGGCCCTGCTCTGGCAGGCCCATCAAAACCACGGCCGGCTGCCCTGGGCACAAACCCTGCAACCGGCGATCCGCCTTGCCAGCGATGGCTTCCTGCCGAGCCCACGGCTGTTGCGCTCCATTCGCCTGGCCAAGCGTTTTGGCGTGGCCCACAGCCCTGACTTTCAAGCGCTCTACCTGCCCGGCGGCCAGCCACCCGCAGCAGATCAACCCTTTCGCAACCCAGCCCTGGCACGCACCATGAGTCTGCTGGCCAAGGAAGGTGGCCAGGCCTTTTATCAAGGGCCTGTGGCGCAGCAGATCCTGGGCGGGATCAACGCCCTGCAGGCCAGCGAGCCGAACTTCCGGGGATGGAGCTCCACTGATCTGAGCAGCTATGCCGTAGTCCGGCGCACCCCCCTCTGCAGCGAGCAGCTGCAGCACCGGATCTGCACGATGCCACCCCCCAGCAGCGGTGGCTTGGCGCTGCTGCAAACCCTGGCACTGCTGAACCAAACCACCAACCTGGCCAGCTCCAGCGCTGGGGAGCCGCAGGTGTGGCGGCAGCTGGCCCGCGCCCAGGCCTGGGCCGATGCCGACCGCCTGTACTGGGTGCATGACCCGATCGATAGAGCGGTGCCCAGCACAGACCTGCTGGATCCGGCCTACATCGCCAGCCGGGCCAGAGCCATGCAGCGCGCCAACGGCGCAAGGCCAACGCCGGGGTTGCCCCCAGGCATCGATCGCTATCCCTACGGCCGGCCGGATCGGGGCATCGAACAGGGCACCAGCCAGATCACGATCGTGGATGCCCGCGGCAACATCGCCTCCTACACCTCCTCGGTGGAGACGATCTTCGGGAGTCGGCACCTGGTGGGAGGCATGGTGATGAACAATCAGCTCACCGATTTCGCCTTCAAGCCCAGCCTTGGCGACAAACCGGTCGCTAACCGCCGCCTGCCGGGACGGCGGCCGATGTCGTCGATGGCACCGACGCTGGTGTTCCGCAACGGCGAGCCGGTTCTCGCCCTAGGGAGCCCCGGCGGCCGCAGCATTCCCCATCTACTCAGCCGGGTGCTGCTGGCGTCCTTGGTCTGGAACGAACCGCCGGCGCGGGCGGTGGGCCTTCCCCATCTCTCACGCCGGAGCACAACGCTGGTGCTGGAAAAGGATCCCCCGCTGCACTGGCCCTTTCCGCTGCAGCAGCTCACAAGCGAGGTAAGCCCGCGGCGTCAGAGCATCGCCAGCGGCACCGCTCTGCTGCAAAAAATCGGTACTGGCTGGCAGGGGGCCGCTGACCCGCGCCGCGAAGGCACGGCCCTGGCCCTGCCCTGA
- a CDS encoding DoxX family protein, whose product MTASKLFDFLGRVLMAAVFVNALPAKFTNFAETAGFIASKGIPEPLASVLLVAGIVVLIAGSILLVFGSNTVLGASLLLLFLVPTTLIFHTFPVDSGFAMNLALIGALILAITRAWGNGVPSFTHLRSKG is encoded by the coding sequence ATGACTGCTTCGAAGCTGTTCGATTTCCTCGGCCGGGTGCTGATGGCGGCCGTGTTTGTGAATGCCCTGCCGGCCAAGTTCACCAACTTCGCTGAAACCGCAGGCTTCATTGCTTCCAAGGGCATCCCCGAACCCCTGGCTTCTGTGCTGTTGGTGGCGGGGATTGTGGTGTTGATCGCTGGATCGATCCTGCTGGTGTTCGGCAGCAACACGGTGCTGGGGGCCTCGCTGCTGCTGCTTTTCCTGGTGCCCACCACGCTGATCTTCCACACCTTTCCGGTGGACAGTGGCTTTGCGATGAACCTGGCGCTGATCGGGGCGCTGATCCTGGCCATCACCCGTGCCTGGGGCAATGGTGTTCCGAGTTTCACTCACCTGCGCTCCAAGGGCTGA
- a CDS encoding GNAT family N-acetyltransferase → MLEIKPFTPSDLDVVTGMAREQDFAPGVGDIEIYANTDRQGIWLAWQDNAPVGCIAAVTYNPSYAFIGLFVVKPQHRGQGIGRRLWQHALKTLSSVECIGLEAAVQMVGFYEKAGFQKDCVTTRRQMLCRSDQPQHPNTTLLHRSDITVVPLREISIEAIQLYDERHEISPRPHFLELWLRHRAGDVFVARDPQGECHGYVRIRPCLLPIGAGWRVGPWLAEDPAMASLLLNNAIDRHKGVVLIDTPGHNPSAKTITTAKGFKPMGSTVRMYKGLMPEGHDRNVYGLACLELG, encoded by the coding sequence ATGCTGGAGATCAAACCGTTCACGCCATCTGACCTCGACGTGGTCACAGGGATGGCCCGTGAACAGGATTTCGCTCCAGGGGTTGGGGATATCGAGATCTATGCCAACACCGACCGTCAGGGAATCTGGCTTGCCTGGCAAGACAATGCGCCGGTGGGCTGCATCGCCGCAGTCACCTACAACCCCAGTTACGCCTTCATCGGCCTGTTCGTGGTGAAGCCGCAGCATCGGGGGCAGGGAATCGGCCGTCGCCTCTGGCAACACGCCTTGAAAACCCTCAGCAGCGTGGAGTGCATCGGCCTGGAAGCCGCAGTCCAGATGGTGGGCTTTTACGAGAAAGCCGGATTTCAGAAGGACTGCGTCACCACACGCCGGCAGATGCTCTGCCGCAGTGATCAACCACAACACCCGAACACCACCCTGCTCCACCGCAGCGACATCACCGTTGTGCCACTGCGTGAAATCTCAATCGAGGCGATTCAGCTCTACGACGAACGCCACGAAATCAGCCCGCGTCCCCATTTCCTTGAACTGTGGTTACGCCACCGGGCAGGAGACGTCTTTGTGGCCAGGGATCCTCAGGGAGAGTGCCATGGCTACGTGCGCATTCGGCCCTGCCTGCTCCCGATCGGTGCAGGTTGGCGGGTGGGGCCCTGGCTGGCGGAAGATCCCGCCATGGCATCGCTGTTGCTGAACAACGCCATCGACCGACATAAGGGAGTCGTTCTGATCGACACCCCGGGGCATAACCCGTCTGCCAAAACGATCACGACAGCGAAGGGCTTCAAACCAATGGGCTCGACTGTGCGCATGTACAAGGGCCTGATGCCGGAGGGCCACGACCGCAACGTTTATGGCTTGGCCTGCCTCGAGCTCGGTTGA
- a CDS encoding DUF3136 domain-containing protein — protein sequence MSTSNLSIGELEAKYPLYCKALKMLIKQRKTSAELERTLCWDRLRLLHRSLPRQYKSPERLMLMIQAEFLSETDA from the coding sequence ATGAGCACATCCAACCTCAGCATCGGAGAGCTCGAGGCCAAGTATCCGCTGTACTGCAAGGCCTTGAAGATGCTGATCAAGCAGAGGAAAACAAGTGCTGAACTTGAGCGAACACTCTGTTGGGATCGTTTGCGATTGTTGCACCGCTCCTTGCCAAGGCAATACAAATCTCCTGAGCGGTTGATGTTGATGATCCAGGCCGAATTTTTGTCAGAGACCGATGCCTAA
- a CDS encoding CP12 domain-containing protein: MESIETHIAKDREELAKAEASGDQAKARHYATELEGLETYRSHHPDEHKDPTSLEVHCDLNPEAPECRVYDD, from the coding sequence GTGGAATCAATCGAAACCCACATCGCCAAAGACCGTGAGGAACTAGCCAAGGCGGAAGCGAGCGGAGACCAGGCCAAGGCGCGTCACTACGCCACCGAACTCGAAGGGCTCGAGACCTATCGAAGCCACCATCCCGATGAGCACAAGGACCCCACCTCCCTCGAGGTCCATTGCGACCTGAATCCCGAGGCTCCGGAATGCCGGGTCTATGACGACTGA
- a CDS encoding response regulator transcription factor, protein MDLTPYLQSEPSSPDEEPLLSVAINGSIALAMKGRFFLRCFCESFSERSRIGCAVTDEESCLSYLKRNSFELLLCTDLLEKGNGFELARKAREHQPGLKVVVLALSDAIPVEYDNAPWLEAVVAEADIIEDRKPLEAAVLAVMGHHSYRSPSLRSDELPYLSCPRLTPREYEVLDRLARGMSDREIAEDLIVTEETARTYTKRLLRTLEVNNRVQAVLKGMRCGMVQI, encoded by the coding sequence ATGGATCTGACCCCATACCTGCAGAGCGAACCCTCATCTCCCGACGAAGAGCCCCTGCTTTCCGTTGCCATCAACGGAAGCATTGCCTTAGCAATGAAGGGGAGATTCTTCCTGCGCTGTTTCTGCGAAAGTTTCAGCGAAAGATCTCGCATCGGATGTGCTGTCACTGATGAAGAGTCCTGCCTGAGTTATCTCAAAAGGAATTCATTTGAGCTGCTTCTCTGCACGGATCTGCTTGAAAAAGGCAATGGCTTTGAGCTGGCACGCAAAGCCCGAGAACATCAACCCGGCCTGAAAGTTGTGGTGCTGGCGTTGAGCGATGCCATTCCGGTGGAGTACGACAATGCACCCTGGCTGGAAGCCGTGGTTGCCGAAGCCGACATCATCGAAGACCGCAAACCCCTTGAGGCAGCAGTGCTTGCGGTAATGGGGCATCACTCCTACCGCAGCCCATCCCTGCGCTCGGATGAACTTCCCTATCTCAGCTGCCCGCGACTAACACCACGGGAATACGAAGTTCTCGACCGCCTCGCCCGCGGCATGTCCGACCGGGAAATTGCCGAAGATCTCATCGTCACCGAAGAGACCGCGCGTACCTACACCAAGCGGCTGTTGCGCACCCTTGAAGTGAACAACCGGGTTCAGGCGGTGTTGAAGGGAATGCGCTGCGGGATGGTTCAAATCTGA
- a CDS encoding DUF3136 domain-containing protein → MAVVTFTQEPSLAELRETEALYTRAMEYLVADGVKEGEARESVCWQRLNRLHQALPDRYGNPRALFLALQAHQRSQKAA, encoded by the coding sequence ATGGCAGTAGTCACCTTCACCCAAGAACCGTCCCTGGCAGAACTGCGGGAAACTGAAGCGCTGTACACCCGCGCCATGGAATACCTGGTGGCGGATGGCGTGAAAGAAGGAGAGGCCAGAGAGAGCGTCTGCTGGCAACGACTGAACCGACTGCATCAGGCCCTCCCTGACCGTTACGGCAATCCCCGCGCGCTTTTCCTTGCGCTTCAGGCCCATCAGCGAAGCCAGAAGGCTGCGTAG
- a CDS encoding GTP-binding protein produces MGQVCLISGPPGCGKTTWALQRLQQHQGPCAYLRLKGDKKAGLEQGADSGIDLAWLKDQVPRLEEPTPSNGAELKQDNDGLTLIEVQQFHHPSQKGIEGLGDDVRSKLEALQLHPDQLLHFGRDPELPAKDTLEFSKLEAWHTSLARSVWDPNSLSSFWFELVNGAYGDVYRAKGLMNLPDGRAFFCNWMVSQESSQFLPLDTTAPPQGRPSRTSELVVQGKALNPEGMQATINDCLLADDVLAIQQQQLQQQQPTSQG; encoded by the coding sequence ATGGGTCAGGTGTGCCTGATTTCAGGCCCTCCGGGGTGCGGGAAAACAACCTGGGCGCTCCAAAGGCTTCAGCAGCATCAAGGCCCCTGCGCCTACCTGCGGCTGAAGGGAGACAAGAAAGCAGGTCTCGAGCAGGGGGCAGACAGCGGAATCGACCTGGCCTGGCTTAAAGACCAAGTGCCCAGACTTGAAGAGCCGACGCCGTCCAATGGTGCGGAACTGAAGCAGGACAACGATGGGCTGACCCTGATCGAAGTGCAGCAGTTTCATCACCCCAGCCAGAAGGGCATTGAAGGTCTCGGAGACGACGTTCGCTCCAAGCTGGAGGCCTTGCAGCTGCACCCCGACCAACTGCTGCACTTCGGGCGAGACCCTGAATTGCCCGCTAAGGACACCTTGGAGTTCAGCAAGCTCGAGGCCTGGCACACCTCCCTTGCCCGTTCTGTCTGGGATCCCAACAGCCTGAGCAGCTTCTGGTTTGAACTCGTCAACGGTGCCTACGGCGATGTGTACCGAGCCAAAGGCCTGATGAATCTTCCTGACGGGCGGGCATTCTTCTGCAATTGGATGGTTTCCCAGGAGTCATCCCAGTTCCTGCCCCTGGACACCACAGCACCGCCGCAAGGTCGCCCCAGTCGAACCTCAGAGCTCGTTGTTCAGGGAAAGGCACTCAACCCTGAAGGCATGCAAGCCACCATCAACGACTGTCTGCTCGCGGATGACGTGCTCGCCATACAGCAACAACAGCTCCAGCAACAACAACCCACATCGCAAGGCTGA
- a CDS encoding metallophosphoesterase, whose amino-acid sequence MNHAVISCLHANLAAVEAVLDDIDSQGIQTITCLGDLVGYGPQPNEVVELVRQREIPSCQGCWDEDIIDGLNACECSYPSQLAERRGHRAHHWTAELLTDENKAFLAELPMTLRRDKLLFVHGSPNSQHEYLLPDMNAFAALERVETAGAETLFCGHTHQPYVRELRQGSIRVKVQQRAQGAPTEQELELPMRQIVNAGSVGEPRHGSTKATYVIHNDNTGEVTIREVDYDVAKTCRAIVDAGLPEVFAWRLSHGFEYAERAEDASHVCER is encoded by the coding sequence ATGAACCACGCCGTCATCTCCTGTTTGCATGCCAACCTTGCGGCCGTGGAGGCCGTGCTCGACGACATCGACTCCCAGGGCATCCAAACCATCACCTGCCTTGGCGACCTTGTCGGCTATGGACCCCAACCCAATGAAGTGGTGGAACTGGTGCGTCAGCGCGAAATTCCCAGCTGCCAGGGGTGCTGGGACGAAGACATCATTGACGGTCTGAATGCCTGTGAATGCAGCTATCCCTCCCAGCTGGCGGAACGACGAGGCCATCGCGCCCATCACTGGACAGCCGAGCTGCTGACGGACGAGAACAAGGCCTTTCTGGCTGAACTTCCAATGACACTGCGGCGCGACAAGCTGCTGTTTGTGCATGGCAGTCCGAACAGTCAGCACGAATATCTGTTGCCTGACATGAATGCTTTTGCGGCCCTTGAGCGGGTGGAAACTGCAGGGGCGGAAACCTTGTTCTGCGGCCACACCCACCAGCCCTATGTGCGCGAGCTACGGCAGGGGTCCATTCGGGTGAAGGTGCAACAACGCGCTCAAGGCGCACCAACAGAGCAGGAGCTGGAACTGCCGATGCGGCAAATCGTTAACGCAGGTTCCGTTGGGGAACCGCGTCATGGCAGCACCAAAGCGACTTATGTCATCCATAACGACAACACCGGAGAGGTGACGATTCGAGAGGTCGACTACGACGTCGCCAAAACCTGTCGAGCGATCGTTGATGCGGGCTTACCTGAGGTGTTTGCCTGGAGGCTCAGCCACGGCTTCGAATACGCCGAGCGGGCTGAAGACGCCAGCCACGTGTGTGAGCGCTGA
- a CDS encoding phosphoesterase has translation MERWALVSGLQGDLDLYEQIQKELKQQRGVANLFVLGDLIGSQRKCNALLERLRQPKRADLQPDCIYGWWEEQLLAECGYRGERKAEALRAEQGEAAVGELLAAVDADHLNWLASLQFGFIELDCALIHGSSADVGDRLTEDTSALVLLDRLTRLDVNRLFTARCQRQFRLELSGGSIQSHVKDHAGEQQSEQAVPKRSVIGIGGGRHYTLYDPATDHIEFRIAGEPSHVAGRGFG, from the coding sequence ATGGAACGCTGGGCCCTGGTGAGTGGTCTCCAAGGAGACCTCGATCTGTACGAGCAGATTCAGAAGGAGTTAAAGCAACAGCGGGGTGTTGCCAATCTCTTCGTTCTCGGTGATCTGATCGGATCACAACGCAAGTGCAATGCACTGCTCGAGCGCCTGAGGCAGCCGAAGCGCGCTGATCTTCAGCCCGACTGCATCTACGGCTGGTGGGAAGAGCAACTTCTGGCGGAGTGTGGTTACCGCGGCGAACGCAAGGCTGAAGCCCTCAGAGCAGAGCAAGGCGAGGCTGCGGTCGGCGAGCTTCTTGCTGCGGTAGACGCCGACCATCTCAACTGGCTGGCATCGCTGCAATTCGGCTTCATCGAACTCGACTGCGCTCTGATTCATGGCAGCTCCGCTGATGTCGGCGACCGGCTGACGGAAGACACCTCAGCCCTGGTACTGCTGGATCGGCTGACGCGGCTGGATGTGAACCGACTGTTTACGGCGCGCTGTCAGCGTCAGTTCCGACTGGAGCTTTCCGGTGGATCGATCCAATCCCACGTCAAAGACCATGCCGGTGAACAGCAGAGCGAACAGGCTGTGCCCAAACGAAGCGTGATCGGCATCGGCGGGGGGAGGCATTACACCCTCTACGACCCCGCCACCGATCACATCGAGTTTCGAATTGCGGGAGAACCCTCCCATGTTGCGGGTCGAGGTTTTGGCTGA
- a CDS encoding DUF3721 domain-containing protein translates to MRAIQPLSALSFGVLALLVNPTPGMAHGKGLYGTEAEARQRAAEIGCSSVHENNGRWMPCSDERELHQHLRKQ, encoded by the coding sequence ATGCGCGCCATCCAACCGTTATCGGCTCTCAGCTTCGGCGTTTTGGCCCTGTTGGTGAACCCAACGCCAGGAATGGCCCACGGCAAGGGGCTCTATGGCACCGAAGCCGAAGCCAGGCAGCGGGCGGCTGAAATCGGTTGCAGCAGCGTTCACGAGAACAACGGTCGCTGGATGCCTTGCAGTGATGAACGGGAACTCCACCAACATCTGCGCAAGCAATGA
- a CDS encoding metallothionein yields MVSATPCACPSCTCEVQASQAVVRDGQSFCSDACATGHPNHEPCHGSGSCGCSCAE; encoded by the coding sequence ATGGTTTCCGCTACGCCCTGTGCCTGTCCGAGTTGCACCTGTGAGGTGCAGGCGTCCCAAGCAGTCGTTCGCGATGGCCAGAGTTTCTGTTCAGATGCCTGTGCCACCGGTCATCCCAACCACGAGCCCTGTCATGGCAGTGGTTCCTGCGGCTGCAGTTGCGCGGAGTGA
- a CDS encoding helix-turn-helix domain-containing protein, with protein sequence MNTKHNYRDKEGRPIFLNSSETFPLDRPHAGEEIEIIVKGGAIRIAANQYKNAEDMTLAFACRADIFKFQYPRDLEITIEAVADTTCFVKSRSKTKSNTSDSIMDWIIQLHIVRHEANLERRLMKFFELLMHRLGKRTSEGLLLEHTLPHARIAEIVGSTRSTVSRTISKLRKNQQIYIDELKNQMILPPD encoded by the coding sequence ATGAACACTAAGCACAACTATCGAGACAAGGAAGGGAGGCCAATATTCCTGAATTCGTCCGAGACATTCCCCCTAGACAGACCTCACGCCGGAGAAGAAATAGAAATAATAGTAAAGGGTGGGGCCATAAGGATTGCGGCCAACCAATACAAGAATGCAGAAGATATGACTTTAGCCTTTGCATGTAGAGCAGACATTTTCAAATTCCAATATCCAAGAGATCTAGAAATCACGATAGAGGCAGTAGCAGACACAACTTGTTTTGTTAAATCAAGAAGTAAAACAAAATCCAACACCAGCGACTCCATCATGGACTGGATAATTCAATTGCATATCGTGAGGCATGAGGCAAACCTGGAAAGACGACTGATGAAATTTTTTGAGTTACTTATGCACAGACTAGGTAAGCGAACATCAGAGGGGTTGCTACTGGAGCACACACTGCCTCATGCACGCATTGCCGAAATCGTTGGATCGACTAGATCAACAGTATCAAGAACGATTAGCAAGCTCAGAAAGAATCAACAGATTTATATTGATGAATTAAAAAATCAGATGATTTTGCCGCCAGATTAA
- a CDS encoding iron uptake porin → MKLFQQLLVAPAALGLLATGANAAELNINGVSDYAATSSGNSLDQVTSVTQFSDVYPTDWAYQALANLVETYGCVAGYPNGTFRGNRAMTRYEAAALLNACLDRITEVTDELRRLLKEFETELAILKGRVDGLEARVGELEATQFSTTTKLRGQADFFMGAVKYDDRDECNEEVAGACESDGFNFSYRYTLNLDTSFTGKDRLYTRLRTGNMKNVWTESDSYLSDAKSGDNTLKVDKLWYSFPIGDEFKVTVGALIENYYMIETPTRYKPILKAFKLGGYGAVLGASTGQGFGVQWRQDVDPGDAAFNIAVNYVADGGDGATSNSEKGMFGENTDAYLLSQIGYGNRKWYLSALYALKNARQPDGSSTAKAAMGYSTPTAKNLAHPLHAVGLRGYWSPEDSGFIPTISAGLDFGWADSEYYGNAEAVKGWMVGLNWNDAFMEGNKLGLGFGSYSSYATEIRDRPNGGDQNFAIEAYYDFAVTDNITVTPAVFWVDDAKGKDQIDGANKFGGLVKTTFKF, encoded by the coding sequence ATGAAGCTTTTCCAGCAACTGCTGGTGGCTCCTGCTGCCCTTGGCCTTCTGGCCACCGGCGCTAATGCCGCCGAGCTGAACATCAACGGCGTTTCTGATTACGCGGCCACATCCAGTGGCAACAGCCTTGATCAGGTCACCAGCGTCACCCAATTCTCCGACGTCTACCCCACCGACTGGGCCTATCAGGCTCTGGCCAACCTGGTGGAGACCTACGGCTGCGTCGCCGGCTACCCCAACGGCACCTTCCGTGGCAACCGGGCCATGACCCGCTACGAAGCGGCTGCCCTGCTGAACGCCTGCCTCGACCGGATCACTGAAGTGACCGACGAGCTGCGTCGTCTGCTCAAGGAATTCGAAACCGAGCTGGCCATCCTCAAGGGTCGCGTTGACGGCCTCGAGGCCCGCGTTGGCGAACTGGAAGCAACCCAGTTCTCCACCACCACCAAACTGCGTGGTCAAGCGGACTTCTTTATGGGCGCCGTTAAGTACGACGACCGAGATGAGTGCAACGAGGAAGTAGCCGGAGCTTGCGAGAGCGACGGATTCAACTTCTCGTACCGCTACACCCTGAATCTGGACACATCCTTCACGGGTAAGGATCGGCTGTACACCCGTCTGCGCACGGGCAACATGAAGAACGTCTGGACGGAATCAGATTCCTATCTGTCCGATGCCAAGAGCGGTGATAACACCCTGAAGGTGGACAAGCTCTGGTACAGCTTCCCAATTGGGGATGAGTTCAAGGTCACCGTTGGTGCGTTGATCGAGAACTACTACATGATCGAAACGCCCACCCGTTACAAGCCAATCCTCAAGGCCTTCAAACTGGGTGGATACGGTGCAGTTCTGGGTGCCAGCACCGGTCAAGGCTTTGGTGTGCAGTGGCGTCAGGATGTTGATCCTGGTGATGCAGCCTTCAACATTGCTGTCAACTACGTTGCCGACGGTGGTGACGGTGCCACGAGCAATTCAGAAAAAGGCATGTTTGGTGAAAACACCGATGCTTATCTGCTGAGCCAAATTGGCTACGGCAACCGTAAGTGGTACCTCTCAGCGCTCTATGCCCTGAAGAATGCACGCCAGCCTGATGGGTCATCGACCGCCAAAGCAGCCATGGGTTACTCAACCCCAACTGCTAAGAACTTGGCTCACCCCCTGCACGCCGTCGGCCTACGCGGCTACTGGTCACCTGAAGACAGCGGCTTCATTCCCACCATCAGTGCGGGTCTGGACTTCGGCTGGGCTGATAGTGAGTACTACGGCAATGCAGAAGCCGTGAAGGGCTGGATGGTTGGCCTGAACTGGAATGATGCCTTCATGGAGGGCAACAAACTGGGACTGGGCTTCGGTTCCTATTCCAGCTACGCCACCGAGATTCGTGACCGGCCCAATGGCGGCGACCAAAACTTCGCCATCGAGGCTTACTACGATTTCGCTGTAACCGACAACATCACCGTTACTCCCGCAGTGTTCTGGGTTGATGATGCCAAGGGCAAGGATCAGATTGATGGTGCCAACAAGTTTGGCGGTCTTGTAAAAACGACCTTCAAGTTCTGA
- a CDS encoding Fe2+-dependent dioxygenase, whose amino-acid sequence MDHLVRPLLSQADVDSIYQQLSAADLPWLDGRLTAGEQAASVKKNHQLDPESPLAIRVANLVSNALKADPLIKSFALIRKVHSVLISRCSSGDGYGWHVDNPFSRYGRRDLSFTAFLSEPSSYQGGVLQLQTGQHGEEFCCCAGEIVVYPSSLLHCVAPVTQGTRYACVGWIESYVKSAEDRSLLFNLDAGARGLLAKHGRSDELDLIFQAYTNAVRRLSD is encoded by the coding sequence ATGGATCATCTTGTGCGTCCACTGCTTTCACAGGCTGATGTTGATTCCATTTACCAGCAACTGAGTGCTGCCGATCTGCCTTGGCTGGATGGGCGACTCACGGCGGGAGAGCAAGCGGCCTCGGTTAAAAAGAATCACCAACTCGATCCTGAATCCCCTTTGGCGATTCGGGTGGCCAACTTGGTGTCGAACGCATTGAAAGCAGATCCTTTGATCAAGAGTTTCGCTTTGATCCGCAAGGTGCACAGTGTCTTGATCTCCCGCTGTTCGTCTGGCGATGGATATGGATGGCATGTGGATAATCCGTTTTCCCGTTATGGCCGGCGTGATCTATCTTTCACCGCTTTTTTAAGTGAGCCGTCTTCCTATCAAGGTGGAGTTTTGCAATTGCAGACGGGGCAGCATGGTGAGGAATTTTGTTGTTGCGCTGGTGAGATTGTTGTGTACCCCAGCTCTTTATTGCACTGCGTTGCGCCAGTGACGCAGGGGACGCGCTATGCCTGTGTTGGCTGGATCGAAAGCTATGTGAAATCCGCTGAGGATCGTTCCTTGCTGTTCAACCTGGATGCTGGGGCACGCGGATTGCTGGCCAAGCATGGACGTTCGGATGAGCTTGATCTCATTTTTCAGGCCTATACCAATGCTGTGCGGCGGCTCTCTGACTGA